CTCCTGCAACAAAAAACTCAAGAATGAGCAACACTCTTCCCATTTAGCATCAAATTTTAGCTTGATAATTTATCTGATATATGATATGCAGAGCAAAGAAAATGTAACAATTTGTCTCTGACAGGGAAAGCAGAAGAGATAAGTTTCTGTAACATTAAATAATAATAATGATGTTGAAAATTAAGGAATTACTTCATGCCCTACACGAATGAAGAAGGTGGTCGTCTTAACAATTTTGCCCAAGAACCAAAGGTTTATCAAGCAGAACCTCCAACAGCAGAGCAAAAGCGTAACTATATTATTCTTGGTGTAGTCGCCACAGTTTTGGTCGGCGGCTTAATTGTTGTCGCCTTCTCCGTTTCTAATCTCAGTTAAATAAAAACTGTTTTTGTTAATAAAATTTAATTTTCTTGTGGTGTTGCAGGTTTTCGTTGTCAGGGGAACCTGTTTTTTATTGGTGATGTCAAGACTCTCAAGTCAGAATATTTATATGTATCGGCATAAAATTTTGCGTTCCGGCTTGACAATGGCAGTCATAGTTCAATAACGTTCAGTTAAGAACAATAGTAAGTAGAAAAGCCACTTGCGTGGTGATCCAGGCTGTGGGAAGATTACCCCGAACTAGATAGGTCTACTTAAAATAAACCTTGTTTAGGTGATGTACACTGTTTCTTGGCTGTTGAGCCACCATGAGCGTGAATGATCCGGCACACCACGATAATTTTGCTTGGAATCGGCAAGTATATCACCGTTTGAAACTTGCCCTCAGTTTGGGCTTAAGAAGACAACTGTTTTTAGCCGTATGTGACGATTTACAGTTACGAAATCAAGTAGCAGCGCGGCTGCATTCAACGTTAGCGTATCCAGTTGGGCAAGTTTTATATCAGCCCCAAGATGGACAGGAAATTAGTAGCACTCCAGCTTATCCGCGATTAGTGACTTTGCGGTTGAATTTAAACGAGCCTAACCCTGTAGCCCAGATCAATCAATGGCTGGCTAATTATCCCCCACCAATTGTCGGTGCAACCAAAGACAACCCTGGTAGACCTTTACCAATACCGACATTTCAAATTGTGGGTGTAGAACAGCTAACAAAGCAACCTGTAGCAGTGCAACGGTTATTTTTACATTCTCTGCGCCTCTGTGAAGAAGCTTTTTCTAGCCAAGAATCTAGCGGATTTTTAGAATCTACGGTGTTGTTGTGGATTTCGCGTCCTTGGTTATCAGCTATTCAGCAGTCAGCACCCCAATTTTGGCGTTGGCGTACAGGTATATTTACCTTTGCAGGAGAACCCACGCCAGCAAAACGCAATGTCAATTATCCAGAACGTGTTTCTAATTCCAGAAATTTGGATTTCGGGAATTTAGAGGGGACTAGTGTCAACGAATCCACAATTGAAGCACCAAGCAAAACCCCACCTCCCGCAGAAAATGGTACGGTTCCTGTAGAAACACCAGCGAAGCGCCTTAGTAGTGTTTTAGAAATTCCTCCGCCACCGCCAGGATTTACCAAGCAAGAAGCTCAATTACCAGAATCTTTGGTTAAATCTAGTGAGACTACTAGCCCTAGTCCATCACTGTCTGCGTTATCCCATATTAGCCAGGAGTTAACAGAGTTAGTATTAGCGACGATTAGTGCCAAAATTGCTCAAGAAGAAGATGAGAATTGGCAACCACAACAAATTCTGTTGGTTATTGAAGAATTACACGTCAAGCAAGCGGCAAAAGAGGATTTGGCCGCAGCTTATCATCAGTTGGGTAACTTATATCGTTTGCGGATTGAGCAAGGACATTCCACCCTAGAAAACTTGATGGTAGCAATTCTGGCTTATCAAGAAGCGATCGCCTACGATGAACAATCACCACAATTACCCGATATTCTCAATGATTTAGGCACACTGTACTGGATGTTGTACCGCACGCCACCCAACGTTGAGGCGGGACAAAATTACATTGAACAGGGGATTGAATTTTATCACTTAGCTTTGAAGATGATTTCACCGCAGACTCACCCAGAAACTTATGCGCGGGTGCAGAATAATCTGGGAACAGCATTTGGTGATTTAGCCAGGTTTTCTAACCCCGCAGAAAATTGGCAACAGGCAGTGTCAGCTTATACAGAAGCATTAGCCCATCGCACTGTAGAGATGGATACGCTGAAATATGCGGCTTGCCAAAATAATTTAGGTACAGCGTACTGGCATTTGGGACAATATAATCAACCAGTGGTGCATCTCAAAAAAGCGATCGCCGCGTATAACCAAGCACTGGCTCATTACAATGCCGAACAAGAACCCCTCAAATATGGGATGATTCAAAACAATATCGGCACTGCTTACTGGAATTTAGCACAATACGAACAACCAGCCGACAATCTTCAGCAAGCTATTGATGTTTACTGCGAAGCTTTAAAATATCGCACCGCCGCTAATGTTCCCAGTGCTTGCGCCGCCACCCAAAATAATTTAGCCACAGCTTACTGGCATTTAGCGAATCTGCCGCAAACCACCAAAGAACGCAAGCAAAAGTTACTCAAATTATCAATTATTGCCTACGAAGAGGCGATTGCTTTGGCACATTCTCTCAATGGTATACCGCTAAGTTTTGATTTGTTGGCGGCTCATAATAACTTAGGATTAGCCCATTATCAGTTAGTAACAGATAGTTCTTTTAATGGCGATAAACCCACGCGATCGCACCACTTAGAAATTGCATTAGATCACCATTTGCAAGCTTTAAATGGGTTAAGTAAACAACCAGAAGCTTATCAAAATACTTTTGCTTATCTTGTCAAAACAATCCGCGCCTTTCATAACGAATTAGGCATTCAAGGACAAAATTTAGCTTTATCAAAAGTTCCCGGTCAATTATTACCAGAAATTTTGGCAAAGTTGTGAAAAATTTATCACCTTTTAACCAATATATAACTATTAATCTTTTCCCCAAATATGTCTATTCAAATTCAAATCTTCCACAATATCGAGCATGAGATGTATATTTTCAAAATATTCTCGCATAGGGGCGAAGCTTAACATCTTTTTAAAAAGTTTAGGCTCAAAAATATCATCTGCATATTCAACAGCTATGTAAATCATATTTTGCACAAATGACACATAAATATTTTTTCTAGCTTTCTTTCTAAACTGAACTAGCTTGGCCATTAAATTTGTAGACAAAACATATCTGGCTTCAATTTGATTGTCACCATAAACAGTAAAATATTGCGAAAATTCTGGGTCTTCTAATTTAACTAAATTTTCTTTATTCTGGTTCAAAGCATGAATATTTGTATTTAATAAATTCGGTAAAACTATCGTCTTACCACTAATCTTTTTATTAAAGTCAGCTTGAAAAAATAATCCTTTAAATACTGTATTAAATTTTAGTATTTAGGAATGCCAATAAATAACAGTATTTATAGGTAATAAATTTCTGAAAAACTTAGTGTATTCAGTATAAATAATTAAATATGTTGATTTAATTATTTTGGATTTAGTCCTATCACTGTTTCAGTAATTATGCAACCCAAAACGTATTGTTTATCTAATTTACATATAATTACTGAAATAGCATGTACAATCCTAATGATATAGTTTCCTAACTTCTGTAATTAGTTAGGGTTCTAAACTGCAAGATTTTCAAGTCAGCGAGTTAGATTAGTTGCTTGTTTTTTTAATTCGTCAATGACGACAAAACGAATATCACGTTTTTCAGCAATTAGCTTAATATCTGGTTGTTGAAAATTTAAAAAATCTAATCCTTTTTCTTTACCACTGATTAAAAAATCACTAATAGCAACTTTATAAAATTTTTCTGCGTCAAGAGGTTGACTATTTATGAACCAATTACCTGAACTTTGTTCTTGAGTAACTTTTGCTGTGTGCAGATAACCACCAGTACCTTTATTTTTTTGACCTTGTTCTAAAACTTTTTTTAATAATTCACCCTTCATTTCTACCGCCACAACTTTACCACCAAAAGGCAAGATGCGAATGACATCATATTGAGTAATTGACCCTGGCGGAATTACATCATCAACGCGAATTGAACCGCCATTAAATATAGCTAAATCTGCATCGGGGACTTCTTGCAACATTGCTTCAGCAATTAACTTGGTGAGTTCGGTAGATTTGTTGCGAACACTCGATTCTAAACCATCTAAAGGAAATGATGTTTTAGCCACTTCTTGGGTTGGTTCAAAACCATTGGCGCGAAAAGCTTGATAACTGCGGTTTAGCCATTCTTTGACTACCTGTGCTGTTTTCGGTTCTTCAGGAATTTTATCGGTAATTGGCATTAAACGAGAGTTAATTTCCAGGTTACGCTTTTTGGTGTCGTAGCGCAGTTGATGAATATATACTGTACGTGCGTTAGCATCGGCTTTAAATATTGGGGTAAAATCCCGACCCCGCCATTGTTGAATATTTTCGTGTTCGTGACCGCCGATAATCAGGTCAATTTCTGGTATTGTTTCTGCAAGTGTGCGATCGCTCTCTATGGGTAAATGAGTTACAGCTACCAAAATATCCACTTTTCCTTTCAACGCGACTACCTGCTGTTTAGCTACCGTTAAGGGGTCTGCGTAACTGACGTACTTTTGTTTATTACTATCGAGAGTAACACCAATTAACCCAACTCTGACAATAGCACCGCGATCGCCTTTCACATTAAATACTATCGACTTGGGGACACTTTTAAAAGGTTGACCTTGACTATCCGACACATTCCCAGAAAACCAACCAAACCGAGATTCTTGCAATCTTTGATAAAATAAGTTTTCTGGTAAGTCAAATTCATGATTACCAAAAGTTGCATAGTCCAAACCTAAAGCATTCAACACAGCTACCATCTGCTGTCCTGCTAAAGGTATACCGTTAATTTTGGCTGTTCCTAAAGCCGAAGGACTGAAAAAATCTCCAGCTAACACAGTATAGGTGCGCGGGTTTGTTTGACGTAATTGTTTTCTTACAGTAGCGACACGCGCCAAACCACCACGACTTCCCCCTTCCACTGGTGTTATTTCGT
This window of the Nostoc sp. HK-01 genome carries:
- a CDS encoding putative Galanin, coding for MNQNKENLVKLEDPEFSQYFTVYGDNQIEARYVLSTNLMAKLVQFRKKARKNIYVSFVQNMIYIAVEYADDIFEPKLFKKMLSFAPMREYFENIHLMLDIVEDLNLNRHIWGKD
- a CDS encoding metallophosphoesterase, coding for MKLISPGCSIFLQLLATVTFATPVFAEIVNINLLQLNDIYEITPVEGGSRGGLARVATVRKQLRQTNPRTYTVLAGDFFSPSALGTAKINGIPLAGQQMVAVLNALGLDYATFGNHEFDLPENLFYQRLQESRFGWFSGNVSDSQGQPFKSVPKSIVFNVKGDRGAIVRVGLIGVTLDSNKQKYVSYADPLTVAKQQVVALKGKVDILVAVTHLPIESDRTLAETIPEIDLIIGGHEHENIQQWRGRDFTPIFKADANARTVYIHQLRYDTKKRNLEINSRLMPITDKIPEEPKTAQVVKEWLNRSYQAFRANGFEPTQEVAKTSFPLDGLESSVRNKSTELTKLIAEAMLQEVPDADLAIFNGGSIRVDDVIPPGSITQYDVIRILPFGGKVVAVEMKGELLKKVLEQGQKNKGTGGYLHTAKVTQEQSSGNWFINSQPLDAEKFYKVAISDFLISGKEKGLDFLNFQQPDIKLIAEKRDIRFVVIDELKKQATNLTR